The Arachis hypogaea cultivar Tifrunner chromosome 14, arahy.Tifrunner.gnm2.J5K5, whole genome shotgun sequence genome has a segment encoding these proteins:
- the LOC112741852 gene encoding rust resistance kinase Lr10: MSSTDGSGAGIYASIIVVVIMVKIAIVVCVCRERMKNNNKDGSVRPAIPFLTITIDKFLNDIEREKPIRFTDQQLRIATDNYSNLLGSGGFGTVYKGIFSNGTIVAVKVLYGSSDKRIQEQFMAEMGTLGRIHHFNLVRLYGFCFERNLIALVYEYMGNGSLDRYLFREIKTLEFEKLHEIAVGTARGIAYLHEECQHRIIHYDIKPGNILLDKNFNPKVADFGLAKLCNRDNTHISMTGGRGTPGYAAPELWMPFPVTHKCDVYSFGMLLFEIIGRRRNVDTNLSESQEWFPIWVWKKYDGGELGNSKIVAEMEEKQKEMTMRMVRVALWCVQYRPELRPNMSVVVKMLEGSDEIPEPLNPFQHLIGGTFVAHPVQVSQGYTESSSIYTGSSIMVTDSSIVCATPIMHKYEIELASSRADDSCRTH, translated from the exons ATGTCAAGCACAGATGGTTCAGGCGCAGGGATTTATGCCAGTATCATCGTTG TTGTGATAATGGTGAAGATAGCTATTGTAGTTTGTGTATGCCGAGAAAGGATGAAGAATAATAATAAAGACGGATCAGTTCGTCCAGCCATACCGTTCTTGACAATCACAATTGATAAGTTCTTGAATGATATTGAAAGGGAGAAGCCAATTAGATTCACCGATCAGCAGCTACGCATTGCGACCGATAACTACTCAAATTTGTTGGGATCAGGAGGTTTCGGCACAGTTTACAAAGGAATCTTCAGCAACGGCACAATTGTGGCTGTGAAGGTGTTGTATGGAAGTTCTGACAAAAGAATTCAAGAACAGTTTATGGCAGAAATGGGAACACTTGGTAGGATCCACCATTTCAATCTTGTTCGGCTGTACGGATTTTGTTTCGAAAGGAACTTGATAGCGTTGGTTTATGAGTACATGGGAAATGGATCTCTTGACAGGTATTTGTTTAGAGAAATCAAGACTTTGGAATTTGAAAAGCTTCATGAGATTGCGGTTGGAACAGCAAGAGGCATCGCTTATTTACATGAAGAGTGCCAACACAGAATAATCCATTATGATATAAAACCAGGGAATATTCTCTTGGACAAGAATTTCAATCCAAAAGTCGCGGATTTCGGTTTGGCCAAGCTTTGTAACAGGGATAATACTCATATATCCATGACTGGAGGCAGGGGAACTCCCGGTTACGCTGCACCAGAACTTTGGATGCCATTTCCTGTCACTCACAAGTGCGATGTTTACAGCTTTGGCATGTTGTTATTCGAAATCATAG GCAGGAGAAGAAACGTAGACACGAATCTTTCAGAAAGTCAAGAATGGTTTCCAATCTGGGTTTGGAAGAAATACGATGGCGGAGAATTAGGAAATTCGAAAATAGTGGCGGAAATGGAGGAGAAACAAAAGGAAATGACAATGAGAATGGTCAGGGTGGCTCTATGGTGTGTCCAATATAGGCCAGAACTAAGGCCTAATATGAGTGTTGTGGTGAAAATGTTGGAAGGTTCAGATGAGATTCCAGAACCATTGAATCCATTTCAACACTTGATTGGAGGTACTTTTGTTGCTCATCCAGTGCAAGTTTCACAGGGCTATACTGAAAGCAGTAGCATCTATACTGGCTCTTCTATTATGGTAACTGACTCAAGCATTGTGTGTGCAACTCCTATTATGCACAAGTATGAGATTGAATTAGCCTCTAGCAGAGCTGATGACTCATGCAGGACACATTAA
- the LOC112741851 gene encoding uncharacterized protein — MQFLSVGLPANKVPVRSLNMNPTRMSMKDPGNMAVVAAPKWAQKTITLPPHKRGCHLVTPKIVKEIEQDLSGFKCGLAHVFLHHTSASLTINENYDYDVRDDTETFLNRIVPEGPSAPWRHTIEGPDDMPAHIKSSMFGCALMIPITNGRLNMGTWQGIWLCEHRDYPTPRTVVVTLNGI; from the exons ATGCAATTCTTGTCAGTGGGTTTACCGGCCAATAAGGTTCCGGTTCGGTCACTGAACATGAACCCAACAAGAATGTCAATGAAGGACCCTGGCAACATGGCTGTGGTGGCTGCACCCAAATGGGCCCAGAAAACCATTACTTTGCCTCCTCACAAACGCGGTTGTCATCTCGTTACTCCAAag ATAGTGAAAGAAATTGAACAAGATTTGTCTGGATTCAAGTGTGGCCTAGCTCATGTATTTT TGCATCACACAAGTGCTTCTCTAACCATCAATGAGAATTATGACTATGATGTTCGGGATGATACAGAAACGTTCCTCAATCGGATAGTTCCTGAG GGGCCATCTGCACCTTGGAGGCATACTATAGAGG GCCCAGATGACATGCCTGCACATATCAAATCATCTATGTTTGGTTGTGCACTCAT GATACCTATCACGAATGGAAGGCTTAACATGGGAACATGGCAG GGTATATGGCTTTGTGAGCACCGGGATTATCCTACACCCCGCACAGTTGTCGTCACTCTCAATGGAATATGA
- the LOC140178547 gene encoding uncharacterized protein — MLRDYGETLLKTNPGSTVQICTKPQPSGEVIFERMYVCLSGYKSGFKAGCRPLIGLDGAFLKTIFGGQILSAVGQDANHHVYVIVWAVVEVENFENWKWFLELLHEDLGDYKTHGWNFISDMQKGLLPAMKAVMPNVGHRFCVWHLWRNFNKQWKDLELRGLLWECARATTFQEFKEYMDRIKRLNEDAWKYLDKWPREAWTRSQFRHNPKLDSICNNACEVFNSKIKEARGKPILTLLEEVRMFVMRTMAKNKVKLDNHLGLLPPVIKSRLEKVRKESRHWHAIWSGDTGYEKFEVHGRPTNHVVDLGKRLCTCQFWMLTGIPCVHACAALARVNKHPEDFCHKLITIESYKETYKYHINPIPGQAFWEQSQFNKPLAPPIKRKPGNLQTKRRKDSDEVSSSSKKSKPVTALKRQLRPFTCSRGC; from the exons ATGCTTAGGGACTATGGTGAAACACTATTGAAAACAAACCCAGGATCAACTGTTCAGATATGCACAAAGCCACAGCCTAGTGGTGAGGTCATATTTGAGAGGATGTATGTCTGCTTGAGTGGCTACAAGTCAGGTTTCAAGGCTGGCTGTCGTCCGTTAATTGGACTTGATGGGGCTTTTCTAAAAACTATTTTCGGGGGGCAAATTCTATCGGCTGTTGGACAAGATGCTAATCATCATGTCTATGTCATTGTCTGGGCAGTTGTGGAAGTGGAGAACTTTGAGAATTGGAAGTGGTTTCTAGAGTTGCTACATGAGGATCTTGGAGACTACAAGACCCATGGGTGGAACTTCATCTCTGATATGCAAAAG GGATTACTGCCTGCTATGAAAGCTGTGATGCCTAATGTGGGACACCGATTCTGTGTATGGCACTTGTGGCGAAATTTCAATAAGCAGTGGAAGGACTTGGAGCTTAGGGGACTGTTATGGGAGTGTGCTAGAGCTACAACATTTCAAGAGTTTAAG GAATACATGGATAGGATAAAGCGGCTGAACGAGGACGCATGGAAGTATCTTGACAAGTGGCCAAGGGAGGCATGGACGAGGTCACAGTTCAGGCACAACCCGAAATTGGACTCGATTTGCAACAACGCCTGTGAGGTTTTCAATTCAAAGATCAAAGAAGCAAGGGGCAAGCCTATACTTACTCTTCTAGAAGAGGTGAGAATGTTTGTCATGCGGACTATGGCTAAGAACAAGGTTAAGTTGGACAATCACCTGGGGCTGTTACCACCCGTAATCAAAAGTAGGTTAGAAAAGGTGAGGAAAGAGTCCAGACATTGGCATGCTATATGGTCTGGAGATACTGGATATGAGAAGTTTGAGGTCCATGGGCGTCCAACAAACCATGTGGTAGACCTGGGGAAAAGATTATGTACCTGCCAGTTCTGGATGTTAACAG GGATTCCATGCGTTCATGCTTGTGCAGCACTGGCCAGAGTCAACAAGCACCCAGAGGATTTCTGCCATAAGTTGATAACCATTGAGTCTTACAAGGAAACATACAAGTATCACATCAATCCTATACCTGGCCAAGCCTTCTGGGAACAAAGTCAGTTTAACAAGCCATTGGCACCACCAATCAAGAGGAAGCCAGGGAATCTTCAAACAAAGAGGAGGAAGGACTCAGATGAAGTCTCAAGTTCTAGCAAGAAATCTAAGCCAGTAACAGCCTTGAAAAGACAGCTTCGGCCTTTCACAT GCAGCAGAGGCTGCTAA